From one uncultured Paludibacter sp. genomic stretch:
- the ppdK gene encoding Pyruvate, phosphate dikinase has protein sequence MSETKRVYTFGNGKAEGKADMKNLLGGKGANLAEMNLIGVPVPPGFTITTDVCTEYYTLGKEKVVELLKPEVEKAMEGVEELMKSKFGDVENPLLVSVRSGARASMPGMMDTILNLGLNDTVVEGMIRKTGNARFAWDSYRRFVQMYGDVVLGMKPVNKNDIDPFEEIIEHVKEEKGVHLDTELSVEDLKELVTKFKAAVKKQTGHDFPESAYEQLWGAVCSVFDSWMNDRAILYRKMEGIPAEWGTAVNVQAMVFGNMGDTSATGVAFSRDAATGEDQFVGEYLINAQGEDVVAGIRTPQQITKIGSQRWAELAGISEAERVAKYPSMEEAMPEIYKELDALQTKLENHYKDMQDMEFTVQEGKLWFLQTRNGKRTGAAMVKIAMDMLKQGMIDEKTAILRIEPNKLDELLHPIFDKTALKSAKTIAKGLXASPGAATGKAVFNADDAAEWASRGEKVIMVRIETSPEDLAGMAAAQGILTARGGMTSHAAVVARGMGKCCVSGAGTLKIDYSAKTMEVDGITVKEGDYISLNGSTGDIYLGQVATKEAELDADFAEIMQLSDKYAKLAVRTNADTPVDANVARKFGAVGIGLCRTEHMFFEGEKIKAMREMILAEKEEGRRVALAKILPYQQADFEGIFAAMNGLPVTVRLLDPPLHEFVPHDEKGQQEMADAMNVPLKKIQQRVDSLHEANPMLGHRGCRLGNTYPEITEMQTKAILGAALSLKKKGVTAVPEIMVPLIGTLNEFKLQEKIIRETAEKMFKEAGDKVDYKVGTMIEIPRAALTANEIATAAEFFSFGTNDLTQMTFGYSRDDIASFLPIYLEKKLLSVDPFQVLDRDGVGQLVRMAAEKGRAVNASLKLGICGEHGGEPSSIEFCHLVGLNYVSCSPFRVPIARLAAAQAAIKN, from the coding sequence ATGAGCGAAACTAAAAGAGTATACACCTTTGGTAACGGAAAAGCCGAAGGTAAAGCGGATATGAAGAATCTGCTTGGTGGTAAAGGTGCAAACCTTGCCGAAATGAACTTGATAGGTGTTCCGGTACCTCCCGGATTTACCATTACAACGGATGTTTGTACGGAATATTACACTTTAGGCAAAGAGAAAGTAGTAGAACTATTGAAACCTGAAGTGGAGAAAGCAATGGAAGGTGTAGAAGAACTGATGAAATCAAAATTTGGAGATGTTGAAAATCCGTTATTGGTTTCTGTCCGCTCCGGAGCTCGTGCATCTATGCCGGGTATGATGGATACTATTTTAAATCTTGGTTTGAATGATACAGTGGTGGAAGGAATGATACGTAAAACAGGCAATGCTCGTTTCGCTTGGGACTCTTATCGTCGTTTTGTACAAATGTATGGCGATGTTGTTCTTGGAATGAAACCCGTTAATAAAAACGATATCGATCCGTTTGAAGAAATCATAGAACATGTAAAGGAAGAAAAAGGTGTGCATCTTGATACAGAATTGAGTGTTGAAGATTTAAAAGAATTGGTAACTAAATTTAAAGCTGCTGTTAAAAAACAAACCGGACACGATTTTCCTGAATCAGCTTACGAGCAACTTTGGGGAGCAGTTTGTTCTGTATTTGACTCTTGGATGAACGATCGCGCTATTCTTTATCGCAAAATGGAAGGAATACCTGCGGAATGGGGAACAGCTGTAAATGTTCAGGCTATGGTGTTTGGAAACATGGGCGATACATCTGCTACAGGTGTGGCATTCTCACGTGACGCAGCAACAGGCGAAGATCAGTTTGTAGGTGAATATTTGATTAATGCGCAAGGTGAAGACGTTGTCGCAGGAATTCGTACTCCACAACAAATTACCAAAATCGGTTCTCAACGCTGGGCTGAATTAGCCGGAATTTCAGAGGCGGAACGTGTTGCAAAATATCCTTCAATGGAAGAAGCAATGCCTGAAATTTATAAAGAATTGGATGCTCTTCAAACCAAACTCGAAAACCACTACAAAGATATGCAAGATATGGAATTTACCGTACAAGAAGGTAAATTGTGGTTCTTGCAAACTCGCAACGGAAAACGTACCGGAGCTGCTATGGTGAAAATTGCTATGGATATGCTTAAACAAGGTATGATTGATGAAAAAACAGCCATTTTACGTATTGAGCCAAATAAATTGGATGAGCTTCTTCATCCTATCTTTGATAAAACTGCTTTGAAATCTGCAAAAACTATTGCAAAAGGGTTGNCTGCTTCTCCGGGTGCGGCTACAGGAAAAGCCGTTTTTAACGCCGATGACGCTGCTGAATGGGCAAGCCGTGGTGAAAAAGTAATTATGGTTCGTATTGAAACTTCTCCGGAAGATTTGGCTGGTATGGCTGCCGCTCAAGGTATTTTGACAGCTCGCGGCGGTATGACATCTCACGCAGCAGTCGTTGCACGCGGTATGGGAAAATGTTGTGTTTCGGGTGCGGGAACATTGAAAATTGATTACTCTGCCAAAACCATGGAAGTTGACGGAATCACTGTGAAAGAAGGTGATTATATTTCTCTAAATGGTTCTACCGGAGATATTTATTTGGGTCAAGTTGCAACTAAAGAAGCTGAATTAGATGCTGATTTTGCAGAAATTATGCAACTTTCTGATAAATATGCCAAACTGGCTGTAAGAACAAATGCTGATACTCCTGTAGATGCTAATGTTGCTCGTAAATTTGGAGCTGTTGGTATTGGCCTTTGTCGTACAGAACATATGTTCTTTGAAGGAGAAAAAATCAAAGCAATGCGTGAAATGATTTTGGCAGAAAAAGAAGAAGGACGCCGTGTAGCTTTAGCTAAAATTCTTCCTTATCAACAAGCCGATTTTGAAGGCATTTTTGCTGCAATGAACGGACTTCCTGTGACAGTTCGTTTACTCGACCCGCCTTTACACGAATTTGTTCCACACGATGAGAAAGGTCAACAGGAAATGGCAGATGCTATGAATGTTCCGTTGAAAAAAATCCAACAGCGAGTTGATTCTCTTCATGAAGCCAACCCTATGTTAGGCCACCGCGGTTGCCGATTGGGAAACACATATCCGGAGATTACCGAAATGCAGACGAAAGCCATTCTTGGCGCTGCATTAAGCTTGAAGAAAAAAGGAGTCACTGCTGTTCCTGAAATTATGGTTCCGCTTATCGGAACATTGAATGAATTCAAATTACAGGAAAAAATTATTCGCGAAACGGCTGAAAAAATGTTCAAGGAAGCTGGAGATAAAGTGGATTACAAAGTAGGAACAATGATTGAAATTCCACGTGCTGCTTTGACTGCGAACGAAATTGCAACTGCTGCTGAATTCTTCTCATTCGGTACAAATGATTTAACCCAGATGACATTTGGATACAGCCGTGATGACATTGCTTCATTCTTGCCAATTTATTTGGAAAAGAAACTGTTAAGTGTGGATCCGTTCCAAGTTTTAGACCGTGACGGTGTAGGACAATTGGTTCGTATGGCTGCTGAAAAAGGACGTGCTGTAAATGCAAGTCTTAAATTAGGCATTTGTGGTGAGCATGGCGGTGAACCTTCATCGATTGAATTCTGCCACTTGGTAGGTTTGAACTATGTAAGTTGTTCTCCATTCCGTGTGCCTATTGCACGATTGGCTGCNGCACAAGCTGCAATTAAGAACTAA
- the panC gene encoding pantothenate synthetase (Evidence 2a : Function from experimental evidences in other organisms; PubMedId : 12999714, 7037743; Product type e : enzyme): MKIINTISELKSSVWEIKKEKKSIGFVPTMGALHQGHLELVRKCVAENDVCVVSVFVNPTQFNNKTDLEKYPRNIEKDSEMLKSVGCNYVFTPSAEEMYSKNEMENTFEFDFGGMDKVMEGKFRPGHFNGVVQVVSKLFSLIQPDKAYFGLKDFQQLAIIHRMVKVMKFPVEIIDCPIVREPSGLAMSSRNERLSSEQRKNASNIYKILSKSRTFVPEKSPAELIQWVTEQINRTQGLEVEYYDIVDRKTLKTIDKWQNNAVGCIAVFCGEVRLIDNIEYSF; encoded by the coding sequence ATGAAAATTATAAACACCATATCCGAACTGAAATCATCTGTTTGGGAAATAAAAAAAGAAAAAAAATCCATTGGTTTTGTGCCTACAATGGGAGCTTTACACCAAGGACATTTGGAACTTGTGCGAAAATGTGTGGCAGAAAATGATGTTTGCGTAGTGAGTGTTTTTGTCAATCCAACACAGTTTAATAATAAAACCGATTTGGAAAAATATCCGCGAAACATAGAAAAAGATTCCGAGATGCTCAAAAGTGTAGGTTGTAATTATGTTTTTACTCCTTCCGCTGAAGAAATGTATTCCAAAAACGAAATGGAAAATACATTTGAGTTCGATTTTGGAGGAATGGACAAAGTGATGGAAGGAAAATTTCGTCCGGGACATTTTAACGGAGTGGTTCAGGTGGTAAGCAAACTTTTTTCACTTATTCAGCCGGATAAAGCGTATTTTGGACTGAAGGATTTTCAGCAGCTGGCAATTATTCACAGAATGGTAAAAGTAATGAAGTTTCCGGTGGAAATTATCGATTGTCCCATTGTAAGAGAGCCGTCAGGATTGGCAATGAGCAGCCGTAATGAACGTTTATCGTCCGAACAGCGTAAAAATGCTTCCAATATATACAAAATTCTGTCCAAAAGTCGTACCTTTGTACCCGAAAAGTCGCCCGCGGAATTAATTCAATGGGTAACTGAACAAATTAACCGGACACAAGGTTTAGAAGTTGAGTATTACGATATTGTGGATAGAAAAACGTTGAAAACCATTGATAAGTGGCAAAATAATGCTGTTGGATGCATTGCTGTTTTTTGCGGTGAAGTGAGATTGATCGATAATATCGAATATTCGTTTTAA
- the panD gene encoding aspartate 1-decarboxylase (Evidence 2a : Function from experimental evidences in other organisms; PubMedId : 7037743, 9169598, 9546220; Product type e : enzyme) produces MLVNIVKSKIHRATITEANLNYIGSITIDENLMEAANLIEYEKVMVVNNNNGARFETYVIRGERGSETICINGAAARLVEVGDIVIIMAFTTMEMEEAKKFKPAVIFPDAHNKLH; encoded by the coding sequence ATGTTAGTTAACATCGTAAAATCAAAAATTCATCGTGCAACCATTACTGAAGCCAATTTGAATTATATCGGAAGCATTACCATTGACGAAAATTTAATGGAAGCAGCCAATCTTATTGAATATGAAAAAGTAATGGTAGTCAACAACAACAATGGAGCCCGTTTTGAAACGTATGTAATTCGCGGTGAGCGCGGTTCAGAAACTATCTGCATTAATGGAGCCGCTGCGCGACTAGTTGAAGTTGGCGATATTGTAATTATTATGGCGTTTACCACAATGGAAATGGAAGAAGCCAAAAAATTCAAACCTGCCGTAATTTTTCCCGATGCTCACAATAAACTGCATTAA